The region CGGCAGTCCGGTAGACATGCTGGCCAGCCCCGATGCGGATCAGGCCGAGCGCGCAGCCCTTGCCGCCCGCTTCGGCCTGGACCAGCCCTTGCCGGTGCAATTCGTCAGCTTCATTACCAATGCTCTGCATGGTGACCTCGGTTCCTCGTTTGTTTACGGCAAATCGGCGTTGTCGGTGATTGGGGAACGGTTGCCGGCGACGCTGGAGCTTGCCGTTCTAGCACTCACCTTCTCGGTCCTCATCGGCGTGCCCCTTGGCGTCATCGCCGGCTTGCGGCCAAAGTCGATTGCGGCGCGCGCCATCATGTCCACGTCGATCTTCGGTTTCTCCCTGCCGAATTTCTGGATCGGCCTGATGATGATCCTGTTCTTCTCGGTCTATCTGGGCTGGCTTCCCGCAGGCGGGCGCGGTCCCACAACGACAGTACTTGGCATGCAGCTGTCGATCTTCACCTGGGAAGGTCTGCGCCATCTCATCCTGCCATCGCTCACACTTGCGCTCTACAAAGCATCGCTGGTCGTCAGGCTGTGTGAGGCGGGAACCCGCGAAGTGGTGACGCAGGAATATATCCGTTTTGCCCGCGCCAAGGGCCTCAGCCGCTTCCGCATCATCCGGCTGCATCTGTTGAAGAACATGATGATCCCGGTTGTTACGATCCTCGGCATGGAGTTTGGCGCGATGATCGCCTTTACCGTCGTCATCGAAACGGTCTTTGCCTTCCCCGGCATGGGCAAGCTGCTGATCGAATCGATCAACCGGCTCGATAGGCCCGTCGTGGTCGCCTACCTCATGGTCACCACGGTGATCTTCGTCGTCATCAATTTCATCGTCGATCTGCTGTATGTCGCGCTCGATCCGCGCGTCCGGCTCGGCGGGACAAGCGAGTAAGCCATGAGCAATATAGACGCCACCACGCCACCTCTTCCGGCAACCACCTCCAAGGGCGAAAAGCTGTTGCTGCGGCAACTGCGCGATCTCGTTTCCAGCACGGAAGCCGTGATCGGACTGACCATTCTTCTGGTCCTGGCTTTCGTCGCAATCTTCGCACCACTGATCGCGCCGCAGAACCCTTACGATCTCATGCAGCTCGACATCATGGACAATATGCTGCCGCCGGGCTCGAGCCTTGGAACCGGCATGACCGCATGGCTCGGCACCGATGATCAGGGCCGCGATATGCTCTCGGCCATCATGTATGGCATGCGTGTGTCGCTTGGCGTCGGCATCGCGTCCGTGGTCATCGCCAGCACCATCGGGGCGCTGGTCGGAGTCCTCTCGGCATATATTGGCGGGCGCTTCGATGCGCTGGTGATGCGGATCGTCGACTTGCAGCTTTCCTTTCCCTCGATCCTGATCGCACTCGTGCTTCTGACGGTATTCGGGCGCGGTCTCGATAAGGTCGTCCTGTCCCTCGTCTTCGTTCAATGGGCCTATTATGCCAGAACAGTGCGCGGTTCGGCGCTGGTGGAAAAGAACAAGGATTACATCGCCGCTGCCCGCTGTCTTGAGATTTCGCAGTGGCGTATCCTCGTTCGCCACATGCTGCCGAATTGCATTCCGCCGCTTATCGTGGTCTCCACGGTTCAGGTGGCCCACGCCATAACGCTGGAATCGACGCTGTCATTCCTCGGCGTCGGCGTCCCGGTGACGCAGCCCTCGCTCGGAATGCTGATCGCCTCCGGCTATGACTTCCTGCTGTCGGGGAATTACTGGGTCTCGACCTATCCTGGCGTCGCGCTCGTCCTCATCGTCGTCGCCATCAATCTGGTCGGTGATCGCCTGCGGGCCGTGCTCAATCCGAGGTTCGTCCAATGATGCAGGTGCAAACGAAAATGATCACACCTGCTCTGTCGGTCGAAAACCTCAGCGTCACCTTCCACACCCGCAAGGGCGTGGTGACGGCGGTCAACGATGTCAGTTTCCACGTCAATCCCGGCGAGGTGCTGGGGGTGGTGGGCGAATCCGGCTCTGGCAAATCCGTGACGGGCCTTGCCACGATGGGGCTGATCGATGAACCGGGCCAGATTTCCGCCGGTCGGGTGATGCTTGAAGGCCGCAGCATTGCCGACATCAGCGATAGTGCCATGCGCGGCCTGCGCGGCAACCGCATCGCGATGATCTTTCAGGACCCGATCTCGACGCTGAACCCGGTGCTGCGCATCGACACGCAGATCATCGAAGCCATCGATGCCCATGAGAAGGTTTCTAAATCCGCCGCGCGCGCCCGTGCCATCGAAGCCTTGAAAGCCGTCGGCATTCCTTCGCCGGAATCGCGACTGGAGGCCTATCCGCATCAGTTTTCCGGCGGCATGCGCCAACGTGTGGCGATTGCCATTGCGCTGTTGCATCGTCCAGCGGTGCTGATTGCCGATGAGCCGACGACGGCGCTTGATGTCACCATCCAAGCGCAGATTCTGGGTGAGGTGCAGCGGCTGGCGGCTGAAAACGGGACTGCACTGGTATGGATCACGCATGACCTCTCGGTGGTCGCCGGTCTCGCAGACCGCATCGCCGTCATGTATGCCGGTCGCATCGTCGAGACCGGAACGGTGGCCGAGGTGCTGACCGCGCCGCGCCACCATTACACCGCTGGCCTCATCGCATCGGTGCCAAGTCAGAACAAGCGCGGCCATCCGCTGGCGCAAATTCCGGGCTCCACGCCAAGTCTTGGCAATATGCCCACTGGTTGCGCCTTCCATCCGCGCTGTTCGGCCCGAACAGAGATCTGCACGACGACACTTCCTCCCGTCGTCACCGATCCCTCCGGCCGCTTCGCGCGCTGCCACCATCCGCGACAGGAGGCCTGAGATATGCAGCCCATCCTTAAACTCGACGCCGTCTCGCGCCAGTTTCGCGGCACGCCGGATTTTGCCCAGCGCATCGTCGATTTCGTGACCCGCAAGAATTCCGAGCAGGTCGTGCGCGCCGTCGATGGCATCAATCTCGATGTCCGCCCCGGCGAAATCGTCGGCCTTGTGGGCGAATCCGGCTGTGGCAAGTCCACGCTGGCGCGCATCATCTCGGGCATTCTGGCTCCATCCCAAGGTAAAATCCTGCTGGAGGGCCGCGACTTTGCGACCATGTCTGAAGTAGAGCGGCGCAAGGCAAGCCTTTCCGTCCAGATGGTGTTTCAGGACGCGACCGCGTCGCTTAATCCACGCAAGCGGGTGATGGAAACAATCGGCGAAGCGGCAGTCTTTCACGGCATCATCCGCGCCAGCGAAATGACGACTTACGTCAGCGACATCATGAAGCGCGTGGGTCTGGACCCCGCCAGCCGCGATCTCTATCCGCACCAGTTTTCCGGTGGCCAGCGAGCCCGCATCGGCATCGCACGGGCGCTGGCCGTCAAGCCACGCATTCTCGTCTGTGACGAGTCGACCGCTGCACTCGACGTGTCCATTCAGGCCCAAATTCTCAACCTCTTCGTCGAGTTGAAGAAGGATCTGGATCTCACCTATATCTTCGTCAGCCACGATCTCGGCATGATCGAAAACTTCTGCGACCGCATCGCCGTCATGTATCTGGGCCGCATCGTTGAACTGGCAGATACCGAAACGCTCTTCGCCAATCCGCACCACCCCTATACGCGCGCGCTTTTGAAGGAAATTCCGACGCTGGAGCCGAAGAAGCGGGTTTTCACAGCCATCAAGGGCGACATGCCATCCCCGCTCGACCCGCCATCGGGATGCCATTTCCATCCACGCTGCGTGATTGCGAGGCCTCTGTGTTCGAATGACAGCCCGGCGCTGCGGGAAACCGATACCAATCGGTTTGCGGCCTGCCATTTCGCTGAGGATTTCAAGGCGAAGGAATTGTCTGATGTTGTCTGACGGGAAACTGTTTTCGGCATTAAATGGCAGTGCGTGGGGTACCCCCCTCTGCCCTGCCGGGCATCTCCCCTACAGGTGGGGAGATCGGCAAGACGCACCGACATCACCCATTTATCGACCTACGAGATTGCCAACAGGCTGCCGCGAGTCGATCTCCCTCCTTGTGGGGGAGATGTCCGGCAGGACAGAGGGGGGTAAGCGGCAAATCAAAACGCTCAATCGCGTAACCTTTTCGGGGAGACAAGTCCGTGTCCATCGCCACTGACGTCAGCCGCCACCTCGCTG is a window of Agrobacterium vaccinii DNA encoding:
- a CDS encoding ABC transporter permease; protein product: MVAYLIRRLGQSCLVLFTMAVLVFLAVFALGSPVDMLASPDADQAERAALAARFGLDQPLPVQFVSFITNALHGDLGSSFVYGKSALSVIGERLPATLELAVLALTFSVLIGVPLGVIAGLRPKSIAARAIMSTSIFGFSLPNFWIGLMMILFFSVYLGWLPAGGRGPTTTVLGMQLSIFTWEGLRHLILPSLTLALYKASLVVRLCEAGTREVVTQEYIRFARAKGLSRFRIIRLHLLKNMMIPVVTILGMEFGAMIAFTVVIETVFAFPGMGKLLIESINRLDRPVVVAYLMVTTVIFVVINFIVDLLYVALDPRVRLGGTSE
- a CDS encoding ABC transporter permease, with protein sequence MSNIDATTPPLPATTSKGEKLLLRQLRDLVSSTEAVIGLTILLVLAFVAIFAPLIAPQNPYDLMQLDIMDNMLPPGSSLGTGMTAWLGTDDQGRDMLSAIMYGMRVSLGVGIASVVIASTIGALVGVLSAYIGGRFDALVMRIVDLQLSFPSILIALVLLTVFGRGLDKVVLSLVFVQWAYYARTVRGSALVEKNKDYIAAARCLEISQWRILVRHMLPNCIPPLIVVSTVQVAHAITLESTLSFLGVGVPVTQPSLGMLIASGYDFLLSGNYWVSTYPGVALVLIVVAINLVGDRLRAVLNPRFVQ
- a CDS encoding ABC transporter ATP-binding protein — its product is MQPILKLDAVSRQFRGTPDFAQRIVDFVTRKNSEQVVRAVDGINLDVRPGEIVGLVGESGCGKSTLARIISGILAPSQGKILLEGRDFATMSEVERRKASLSVQMVFQDATASLNPRKRVMETIGEAAVFHGIIRASEMTTYVSDIMKRVGLDPASRDLYPHQFSGGQRARIGIARALAVKPRILVCDESTAALDVSIQAQILNLFVELKKDLDLTYIFVSHDLGMIENFCDRIAVMYLGRIVELADTETLFANPHHPYTRALLKEIPTLEPKKRVFTAIKGDMPSPLDPPSGCHFHPRCVIARPLCSNDSPALRETDTNRFAACHFAEDFKAKELSDVV
- a CDS encoding ABC transporter ATP-binding protein; its protein translation is MTPALSVENLSVTFHTRKGVVTAVNDVSFHVNPGEVLGVVGESGSGKSVTGLATMGLIDEPGQISAGRVMLEGRSIADISDSAMRGLRGNRIAMIFQDPISTLNPVLRIDTQIIEAIDAHEKVSKSAARARAIEALKAVGIPSPESRLEAYPHQFSGGMRQRVAIAIALLHRPAVLIADEPTTALDVTIQAQILGEVQRLAAENGTALVWITHDLSVVAGLADRIAVMYAGRIVETGTVAEVLTAPRHHYTAGLIASVPSQNKRGHPLAQIPGSTPSLGNMPTGCAFHPRCSARTEICTTTLPPVVTDPSGRFARCHHPRQEA